A genomic segment from uncultured Marinifilum sp. encodes:
- a CDS encoding metallophosphoesterase, with protein sequence MNMHLRLYIFLFSIIGATVTLNAQKKKLSSGAFSKYDKVFRGNIDTIKFPDYTEGPHFFWIDSKMVRMQYVDHDRKENKISIREKRIKIKKDSVLIKGLKGDSNKYWLLKNDYPLQKAEFKGVKKIIAIGDVHGEYHTMINLLKNNGVIDEDLNWSWDDGHLVFIGDIFDRGNKVTESLYLIKKLQRQAKENKGRVHLILGNHEVMVLMDDSRYVAPKYKQMCKKLMINYPRFFKRDTELGRWLRSLNSIVKINDLIFVHGGLSPDLVKRNLSLEKINKDIRESLNTINEQTKEELMKTIYFPENPLWYRGYFMKTRNYPIISNRELSMVLNYFKISKIFIGHTEVESIRFLHDHKIGAINVPMGYENIKPQILFVENGCFYRCFIDGSKELIL encoded by the coding sequence ATGAATATGCATTTAAGATTATATATTTTTCTTTTTTCGATTATTGGTGCAACAGTTACATTAAATGCTCAGAAAAAGAAACTAAGTTCTGGAGCTTTCTCTAAATACGATAAAGTATTTAGAGGAAATATCGACACCATTAAGTTTCCCGATTATACAGAAGGTCCGCATTTTTTTTGGATAGATTCTAAAATGGTGAGAATGCAGTATGTTGATCACGATCGGAAAGAAAATAAAATATCAATACGTGAGAAACGAATTAAAATTAAAAAAGACTCTGTCCTAATAAAAGGCTTAAAGGGAGATTCGAATAAATATTGGCTTCTAAAAAATGATTATCCGCTTCAGAAAGCCGAATTTAAAGGGGTAAAAAAAATAATTGCCATTGGTGATGTTCACGGAGAATATCATACCATGATTAATCTTTTAAAAAATAATGGCGTTATAGATGAAGATTTAAATTGGTCGTGGGACGATGGACATTTGGTGTTTATAGGTGATATTTTCGATAGAGGAAATAAGGTTACCGAGAGTCTTTATTTAATAAAGAAGTTGCAAAGACAAGCCAAAGAAAATAAAGGAAGGGTGCATTTGATACTAGGAAACCATGAAGTTATGGTGCTAATGGACGATTCCAGATATGTAGCGCCAAAATACAAGCAAATGTGTAAGAAATTGATGATTAATTACCCTCGGTTTTTTAAGAGAGATACTGAACTTGGAAGATGGTTGCGATCCTTAAATTCAATAGTTAAAATAAACGATTTAATATTTGTTCATGGCGGATTGTCGCCCGATTTGGTGAAGAGGAATTTATCGCTCGAGAAAATAAATAAGGATATACGTGAGAGTTTAAATACAATTAATGAACAAACAAAAGAGGAATTAATGAAAACAATTTATTTTCCAGAGAATCCTCTTTGGTATCGCGGTTATTTCATGAAAACAAGAAATTATCCCATTATAAGCAATCGTGAGCTTAGTATGGTATTAAACTATTTTAAAATAAGTAAAATTTTTATAGGTCACACCGAGGTAGAATCAATACGGTTTTTACACGATCATAAAATTGGAGCCATTAATGTTCCAATGGGATACGAAAATATAAAACCTCAGATATTATTTGTCGAAAATGGCTGTTTTTATCGCTGTTTTATTGATGGTAGTAAAGAGTTAATTCTATAA
- a CDS encoding SusC/RagA family TonB-linked outer membrane protein encodes MKKIACLALIILLSWQISWAQELLVTGTVTNSDKVTLPGVSIVKKGTSSGTITDIDGKYKLKAEVGAILVFSFVGMEPQEIEFTGQQVVDVVLAPQSIGVDEVVVTALGIKKNKKSLGYAVQNIKSEELLAGNQSNMVNTLQGKIAGVSISSAGGSPGASSIIMIRGGSSLSGNNQPLFIVDGLPIDNSTNSSSEVASANRASDINPEDIESISVLKGATAAALYGIQAAEGAIIITTKKGKIGEGKVSFSSTLSVDEVIGTPDIQNTYGQGSYEYNSDGDILGYDPSPGIHLQSWGDVVPNGTPTYDNISNLFEKAVTQKYNVNYSGGNEQTNIFASASYLDQNGVIENTGYEKLNLTFNAQSKFRKNLTIGVNAKYINTQTESNKQGTSSGGSFISMLKYPVTYDARDYANEDGTQKIFMDSKEDQEFDNPYWSLDNSPNTDEVDRLIGQVNLNYKPLDCLTISYRLGTDYYSQYNKKITDFGSLIKGRSDGYLRQYEKTSRLVTSTLLAMFNKTFDEDYSLDVTLGHTVDEKKTRTTYTGGNKFQAPDIYSVSNVAADDQTLSESKYRRRSMGVFGEAKFGWKNIAFLNVTGRNDWSSTLPIGDHSFFYPSVGTSVVVSDLLNELGTDITSDKFLSYLKLRATWAQVGKDASAHMSESYLTLRSWHYVPVSDGYTWNSDQAGNPNLKPEFTTSFEIGMDARFLQNRVKLDFSYYHSLSEDQLLNVRLPPAAGAYIAQLNGGSVKNEGYEALVNVSLLPRSSEFQWDMSFNFAKMESTVYDLPGELVEVNNDQSWTWNSTALGAAVLDGNLFGLKGKRPKRNENGDRIVNSEGNYSLSEDIFPEVDRMPDWTMGIINSMSYKNFRLSFLVDMSIGGDVYNATEAALTYYGLSTTSENRSMTETMVLDGVMENGVDGDGNTIYERNTTPILKDQKYYQDQYSQNAENFIEDATYVKLRYVTLSYNLPKTLLDKIGFDGMEVFATGRNLLMISDYSGVDPEIASFGASVSGSGAIGLDNLSTPNTKGFDLGVKINF; translated from the coding sequence ATGAAAAAAATTGCGTGTTTAGCGTTAATTATACTTCTTAGCTGGCAGATATCCTGGGCACAGGAATTGTTAGTGACGGGTACTGTTACAAATAGCGATAAAGTAACTTTGCCAGGAGTATCAATTGTAAAAAAAGGAACTTCTTCTGGAACCATTACTGATATTGATGGTAAATACAAATTGAAAGCAGAGGTTGGTGCTATTTTGGTATTTAGTTTTGTTGGAATGGAGCCTCAAGAGATTGAGTTTACAGGACAACAAGTTGTTGATGTTGTACTGGCGCCTCAGTCAATTGGGGTTGACGAAGTTGTAGTTACAGCTTTGGGTATTAAAAAGAATAAAAAATCTTTGGGATATGCAGTTCAGAATATCAAATCGGAAGAATTACTTGCTGGTAACCAAAGTAATATGGTTAACACATTGCAAGGGAAAATTGCAGGTGTAAGTATTAGTAGTGCTGGTGGATCTCCAGGAGCTTCTTCTATTATCATGATTAGAGGTGGTTCTTCCTTGAGTGGAAATAACCAACCTTTATTTATTGTTGATGGATTACCTATCGATAACTCAACGAATTCGAGTTCCGAAGTGGCTAGTGCTAACCGTGCTTCCGATATTAATCCAGAAGATATAGAATCTATATCTGTTTTGAAAGGTGCGACAGCAGCGGCTCTTTATGGTATTCAAGCAGCCGAAGGTGCTATCATTATTACAACTAAAAAAGGTAAAATAGGTGAAGGTAAAGTTTCATTCTCTTCTACTTTATCTGTTGATGAGGTTATAGGTACTCCTGATATACAGAATACCTACGGACAGGGGAGTTACGAATATAATAGTGATGGAGATATTCTTGGGTATGATCCATCTCCAGGAATACATTTGCAGTCGTGGGGCGATGTAGTTCCTAATGGGACCCCTACTTATGACAACATAAGTAATTTATTTGAAAAGGCTGTCACACAAAAATACAATGTGAATTACTCAGGAGGTAATGAACAAACAAATATCTTTGCATCTGCATCTTATTTAGATCAAAATGGTGTTATTGAGAATACAGGTTACGAAAAACTGAATCTTACTTTTAATGCACAGTCAAAATTTAGAAAAAATTTGACTATTGGTGTTAATGCAAAGTATATTAACACTCAAACCGAAAGTAATAAACAAGGTACCTCTTCGGGTGGTTCTTTTATAAGTATGCTTAAATATCCTGTTACTTACGATGCACGTGATTATGCAAACGAAGATGGTACGCAAAAGATATTTATGGACTCAAAAGAAGATCAAGAGTTTGATAATCCATACTGGAGTCTTGACAATTCTCCTAATACAGACGAAGTTGACAGATTAATTGGACAGGTTAATTTGAATTATAAACCTCTCGATTGTCTTACTATTTCTTATCGTTTAGGAACCGATTATTATTCTCAATATAATAAGAAGATTACTGATTTTGGTTCCCTTATAAAGGGTAGATCCGATGGTTACCTTAGACAGTATGAGAAAACTAGTCGTTTAGTGACCTCTACGCTTCTTGCTATGTTTAATAAAACCTTCGACGAAGATTATTCTCTTGACGTAACTTTGGGACATACAGTTGACGAAAAAAAGACTAGAACAACTTATACAGGAGGTAATAAGTTTCAGGCTCCTGATATATATAGTGTATCAAATGTTGCAGCCGATGATCAAACTCTTTCTGAGTCTAAATATAGAAGAAGAAGTATGGGTGTTTTTGGTGAAGCTAAATTTGGTTGGAAAAACATAGCTTTTTTAAATGTAACGGGAAGAAATGACTGGTCTTCCACTTTGCCAATTGGAGATCATTCATTCTTTTATCCATCTGTAGGTACTTCTGTCGTTGTTTCCGATCTTCTTAATGAATTGGGTACTGATATTACTTCAGATAAGTTCCTTTCATATCTTAAATTAAGAGCAACTTGGGCTCAGGTTGGTAAAGATGCAAGTGCTCATATGTCAGAATCTTATTTAACACTTCGTTCATGGCACTATGTTCCTGTTTCTGATGGTTATACTTGGAATTCGGATCAAGCTGGGAATCCAAATTTGAAACCTGAATTTACAACTTCATTTGAAATTGGTATGGATGCTCGTTTCTTACAAAATAGAGTTAAGTTAGATTTTAGTTACTACCATAGTTTATCCGAAGACCAACTCTTAAATGTGAGATTACCGCCAGCAGCAGGAGCATATATTGCACAACTTAATGGTGGATCTGTTAAAAACGAAGGATACGAAGCTTTAGTTAATGTTTCTTTATTGCCTAGATCGAGCGAATTTCAATGGGATATGTCTTTCAACTTCGCAAAAATGGAAAGTACTGTTTATGATCTTCCAGGAGAATTGGTTGAGGTAAATAATGATCAGTCGTGGACATGGAATAGCACAGCTTTAGGTGCTGCTGTTTTGGATGGTAACCTTTTTGGATTAAAAGGTAAAAGACCAAAGAGAAATGAAAATGGTGATAGGATAGTTAATAGCGAAGGAAATTATTCTCTTAGTGAGGATATCTTTCCAGAAGTTGATCGTATGCCAGATTGGACTATGGGGATTATTAATTCAATGTCTTACAAAAATTTTAGATTGTCATTCCTTGTAGATATGAGTATTGGTGGCGATGTTTATAATGCTACTGAAGCAGCTCTAACTTATTATGGTTTAAGTACCACTTCAGAGAACCGATCTATGACCGAGACAATGGTTTTGGATGGTGTTATGGAAAATGGTGTTGATGGCGATGGAAATACCATATACGAAAGAAATACTACGCCTATTTTAAAAGATCAGAAATACTATCAGGATCAGTATTCTCAAAATGCTGAGAACTTTATTGAAGATGCGACATACGTTAAGCTTAGATACGTAACACTTTCGTATAATCTTCCAAAGACTCTTCTTGATAAGATAGGTTTTGATGGAATGGAAGTTTTTGCAACTGGTAGAAATCTATTGATGATTTCTGATTACTCAGGAGTAGATCCTGAAATTGCTTCTTTTGGTGCTTCTGTTAGTGGTTCTGGAGCTATAGGTCTTGATAATCTTAGTACTCCTAATACTAAAGGTTTTGATTTAGGTGTTAAAATTAATTTCTAA
- a CDS encoding phosphodiester glycosidase family protein, with protein sequence MIKNRVIALVTYKKLIFHRLLFLILTTFCVANTYAFVPNKTKEQKGADSVEYNKITFKNGPVVIHQLRIDLAGNNYEFSGGVANKYLGFGLAKTSQIVEDEKLKGNKIIAAVNADFFGGIQPVFQNCMIVNGKFVKGVKMSRTLFAVSKKGDVFFNKYQFNGIVIINKDTLIMNGLNVPVENDKCCFYNEYYRKMPVQKDSVIYWRIKPLGKSVIDSICEYRVEERLVNPDSLNFVTGCKYLGAYHSLNNNFKINDSIGIQLGISPNKINPDFMIGGLPKLIQNGKRINRFRNREGLTYKKFWKNRHPRTAIGIDRKNNLLYMLVVDGRQPGYSVGMSLKKLGKYLKKIGCDEALNFDGGGSSTMIFNQKIMNLPSDKNGERSVSNILYIMKR encoded by the coding sequence ATGATAAAGAATAGAGTTATTGCTTTAGTTACATATAAGAAATTAATCTTTCATAGATTGTTATTTCTGATATTGACTACTTTTTGTGTAGCAAACACGTACGCTTTTGTTCCTAATAAAACAAAAGAACAGAAAGGTGCTGATAGTGTAGAGTATAATAAAATTACTTTTAAGAATGGACCTGTTGTAATTCACCAATTACGAATTGACTTGGCTGGTAATAATTATGAGTTTTCTGGTGGGGTCGCTAATAAATATTTAGGATTTGGTTTAGCAAAAACATCACAAATAGTTGAAGATGAAAAACTAAAAGGGAATAAAATTATAGCAGCGGTTAATGCTGATTTTTTTGGAGGTATTCAGCCTGTTTTTCAAAACTGTATGATTGTTAATGGAAAGTTTGTGAAGGGTGTTAAAATGTCTAGAACTCTTTTTGCCGTTAGTAAGAAAGGAGATGTTTTTTTTAATAAATACCAATTTAATGGTATTGTAATAATAAATAAGGATACTCTTATTATGAATGGACTTAATGTTCCTGTTGAAAATGACAAGTGTTGTTTTTATAATGAGTACTATCGCAAAATGCCTGTCCAAAAAGACTCTGTCATATATTGGAGAATTAAGCCATTAGGAAAATCGGTTATCGATTCTATTTGTGAGTATCGGGTAGAAGAGCGTCTTGTCAACCCTGATTCTTTGAATTTTGTAACAGGTTGTAAGTACTTAGGGGCTTATCATTCATTGAATAATAATTTTAAAATCAATGATAGTATTGGCATTCAATTAGGTATTTCTCCTAATAAGATTAATCCAGATTTTATGATAGGGGGCTTACCAAAGTTAATTCAAAATGGAAAAAGAATTAACCGATTTAGGAATAGAGAAGGATTAACATATAAAAAATTTTGGAAAAACCGGCATCCAAGAACTGCAATAGGTATTGATCGCAAAAATAATTTATTGTACATGCTTGTTGTTGATGGTCGTCAGCCAGGATATAGTGTAGGAATGAGTTTAAAGAAGCTTGGCAAATATTTAAAAAAAATAGGTTGCGATGAAGCACTGAATTTTGATGGCGGAGGATCTTCGACAATGATTTTTAATCAAAAAATAATGAATCTACCCTCCGATAAGAATGGAGAACGAAGTGTTTCGAATATACTCTATATTATGAAGCGTTAA
- a CDS encoding SusD/RagB family nutrient-binding outer membrane lipoprotein has translation MKNLNIISGFLVLILLGGLVSCSDDFFDVNESETKPSNMSLPPQQRLLATIDNTTGFGQSRLSREGTVLSYHITERTTYYSRWRWGTVSYAAEQYLYTNALPNTADLIVLGEEYNSPHYSAVGKILRAYLFSMVSDQLGDIIMEDSYNAKDQLILTPKLTSQKDAYTGIHKLIDEALLDFDKPNEIDLNVIGTDVMFHGDIEKWKKFAWALKARLLNHMTAKTSGDFKYDPAAVIAACSKAMSSNEDNAKREFTGEETQNNIYPWSDTEGGEVEGAFDSRADNWSKFFVDNLKDPLLLNNESVPDPRLPLIVQPALDAELYGLTGLDMYQGVPMGTYRENGFNGVKETVNFVAGDINPFTGLAFQKDSTIVMDSTEYFSRGHQYGKPNGLFYTSPDSDWYLITYAECKFIEAEANFRSGDKAAAFAAYKEGISADMTNMGVDAAEIADYMTHVDNIGSANLTLEHIMTQKHIATVMNPETWVDLRRVEYDNTFSRLKRPQNLNASIFPASGDEVDGKEVWIRALKYDNRNVERNSANLPDNDDASRFPTRVWWNTPDADDVVDLTK, from the coding sequence ATGAAAAACTTAAATATAATTAGCGGATTTCTAGTTTTAATTTTGTTAGGGGGCTTGGTTTCCTGTTCCGATGACTTTTTCGATGTTAATGAATCTGAAACAAAACCATCGAATATGTCTTTACCTCCACAACAAAGACTATTAGCTACAATAGATAATACCACAGGATTTGGACAAAGTAGATTATCTAGAGAAGGAACAGTGCTCTCTTATCATATTACAGAAAGAACAACATACTATTCAAGATGGAGATGGGGTACGGTTTCTTATGCAGCAGAGCAGTACTTGTATACTAATGCTCTTCCAAATACTGCCGATTTAATTGTCTTAGGTGAAGAATATAATTCACCTCACTATTCAGCGGTTGGAAAAATATTGAGAGCCTATCTTTTTTCTATGGTTAGTGATCAGCTTGGCGATATAATTATGGAGGATTCCTATAATGCTAAAGATCAGCTTATTCTTACGCCAAAATTAACTTCGCAAAAGGATGCTTACACAGGAATACATAAGCTTATTGACGAAGCTCTTTTAGATTTTGATAAACCAAATGAAATTGATCTGAATGTAATTGGTACGGATGTGATGTTTCATGGAGATATTGAAAAATGGAAGAAATTTGCCTGGGCTCTTAAGGCTCGTCTTCTAAATCATATGACTGCTAAAACTTCAGGTGATTTTAAATATGATCCAGCAGCTGTTATTGCTGCCTGTAGTAAGGCAATGAGCTCAAATGAAGATAACGCAAAAAGAGAATTTACAGGTGAAGAGACTCAAAATAATATCTATCCATGGTCTGATACTGAGGGTGGTGAAGTTGAAGGTGCGTTTGATTCTCGTGCAGATAATTGGTCGAAGTTTTTTGTTGATAACCTTAAAGATCCTTTGTTGTTAAATAATGAATCTGTTCCTGATCCACGATTACCTCTTATTGTACAGCCTGCTTTAGATGCTGAACTTTATGGTTTAACAGGATTGGATATGTATCAAGGTGTTCCTATGGGAACATATCGCGAAAATGGATTTAATGGAGTAAAAGAAACAGTAAACTTTGTTGCTGGAGATATTAATCCATTTACAGGACTTGCTTTTCAAAAGGATAGTACAATTGTAATGGATTCCACAGAATATTTTTCCAGAGGTCATCAATATGGGAAGCCTAATGGGCTGTTTTATACTAGCCCAGATTCTGACTGGTATTTGATTACTTACGCAGAATGTAAATTTATTGAAGCTGAAGCAAACTTCAGAAGTGGAGATAAAGCTGCTGCTTTTGCTGCTTACAAAGAAGGTATCAGTGCGGATATGACAAATATGGGTGTTGATGCTGCTGAAATTGCAGATTATATGACTCATGTCGATAATATTGGCTCGGCAAATCTAACTTTGGAGCATATAATGACTCAAAAACATATTGCAACGGTAATGAATCCTGAAACATGGGTTGATTTGCGTAGAGTTGAGTATGATAATACTTTTTCAAGACTTAAGAGACCACAAAATCTTAATGCTAGTATATTCCCAGCTTCTGGTGATGAGGTCGATGGTAAAGAAGTGTGGATTCGTGCTCTTAAGTATGATAACAGAAATGTTGAGAGAAATTCAGCAAATTTACCTGATAATGATGATGCATCGCGTTTCCCAACCAGAGTTTGGTGGAATACTCCAGATGCTGATGATGTAGTTGATTTAACAAAGTAA